A single window of Ornithorhynchus anatinus isolate Pmale09 chromosome 3, mOrnAna1.pri.v4, whole genome shotgun sequence DNA harbors:
- the ADM gene encoding pro-adrenomedullin, whose protein sequence is MRLIPVALVYLGALSFLAVDSAPLDVASEFRKKWNKWALKRGKRELRAATSPPIGAVAEAAAAGPVETFIRPLDVKGSVPGPQSRSSDASRIRVKRYRQSMNGFPHFQGLRLGCRFGTCTVQKLAHQIYQLTDKDKDGTAPASKISPQGYGRRRRRRALSGTSSGRPRPPLQDQGLQLQEEKLQLREPLRERLQLQQEKLQLQEPLRERLQLQKEKLQLQERLQGTVPSPMALRLRGDLGGGGGRQTSADA, encoded by the exons ATGAGGCTGATCCCCGTCGCCCTGGTCTACCTGGGCGCCCTTTCTTTCCTGGCAGTGGACTCTGCGCCCTTGGACGTGGCTTCGGAGTTCAGAAAGAA ATGGAACAAGTGGGCGTTGAAGCGAGGGAAGCGGGAGCTGCGGGCGGCCACGAGCCCCCCGATCGGGGCGGTGGCTGAAGCTGCAGCGGCCGGTCCCGTGGAGACTTTCATCCGCCCACTGGACGTGAAGGGGTCCGTCCCAGGCCCACAGTCCAG GAGCTCGGATGCCTCCCGCATCCGCGTCAAGCGCTACCGGCAGAGCATGAACGGGTTCCCGCACTTTCAGGGCCTGCGGTTGGGCTGCCGCTTCGGGACGTGCACGGTGCAGAAGCTGGCGCACCAGATCTACCAGCTGACCGACAAGGACAAGGATGGCACCGCCCCCGCGAGCAAGATCAGCCCCCAGGGctacggccgccgccgccgccggcgcgCCCTCTCCGGGACCAgctccggccggccccggcccccactgCAAGACCAGGGGCTGCAGCTGCAGGAGGAGAAGCTGCAGCTGCGGGAGCCCCTACGGGAGAGGTTGCAGTTGCAGCAGGAGAAACTGCAGCTGCAGGAGCCCCTTCGGGAGAGGTTGCAGCTGCAGAAGGAGAAACTGCAGCTGCAGGAGAGGCTGCAAGGCACCGTCCCCTCTCCAATGGCGCTCCGACTACGCGGGGActtagggggcgggggcggccgccaGACTTCGGCCGATGCATAA